In Roseomonas fluvialis, one genomic interval encodes:
- a CDS encoding class I SAM-dependent methyltransferase has translation MDLLEQDILGDAIGEHWYYRSKSRAMLRLLHGTAPRSVLDIGAGSGFFARELLTRGGAGRATCVDPNYPADRDEAVDGKPLLFRRAVTSTDADLLLLMDVLEHVDDDVGLLGGYVRMAPRGATVLLTVPAFEWLWSGHDVYLGHRRRYTVARLEATARAAGLVVDRACYGFAAVFPLAAVLRLPGALRRGATGQDPPPRCEMRRHGVLANRVLDAACAAELPVFPFNRLFGLSVFLRGRVA, from the coding sequence GACATTCTCGGCGATGCGATCGGGGAGCACTGGTACTACCGCAGCAAGTCCCGCGCGATGCTGCGGCTGCTGCACGGGACGGCGCCGCGATCGGTGCTCGATATCGGCGCAGGGTCAGGCTTCTTCGCGCGGGAATTGCTGACGCGCGGCGGGGCCGGGCGCGCCACCTGCGTCGATCCGAACTACCCGGCCGACCGCGATGAGGCCGTGGACGGCAAGCCCCTGCTGTTCCGCCGCGCGGTGACGTCCACCGACGCCGATCTGCTGCTGCTGATGGATGTGCTCGAGCATGTCGACGACGACGTGGGTCTACTCGGCGGCTACGTGCGGATGGCACCGCGCGGGGCGACGGTGCTGCTCACGGTGCCCGCCTTCGAGTGGCTCTGGAGCGGGCACGACGTGTATCTCGGCCATCGGCGCCGCTACACCGTGGCGCGCCTGGAGGCGACGGCGCGCGCGGCGGGGCTGGTCGTCGACCGCGCCTGCTACGGTTTCGCCGCGGTGTTTCCGCTAGCGGCGGTGCTGCGGCTGCCCGGTGCGCTGCGGCGCGGCGCCACTGGCCAGGACCCGCCGCCGCGCTGTGAGATGCGTCGACACGGTGTGCTGGCGAACCGCGTGCTGGATGCCGCCTGCGCGGCCGAACTGCCGGTCTTTCCCTTCAACCGGCTGTTCGGCCTGAGTGTCTTTCTGCGGGGGCGGGTGGCGTAG